A window of Diabrotica virgifera virgifera chromosome 9, PGI_DIABVI_V3a contains these coding sequences:
- the LOC126891291 gene encoding uncharacterized protein LOC126891291 produces the protein MNGSILNVNKTVPVDESIINSEYHTHLPYSATSLDNNDEIRIPIQSQNIYTYPSESYIILEGNLISQEKGHYSTKLSFINNGFLHLFEECRYELGGTIIARSRFPGITSTLKGYASFTPNDCIKNANSGWSITEHPKIVEPTTGYFNVCIPLKQILGFGEDFKKIIINLQQELVLVRSHTDFNATITTDGATDTPKVKITKIMWKVPHISVSDQQKLVLLQHLEMQNNLEISFRNWSLQKLPVLPKTKSYDWTIMTVKQSEVPRYMIVGFQTDRENSKTRDNSDFDHCNLTNLKVYLNSEVYPYDNLNIDFKKKHYAIAYEMYARFQESYYFQGKSEPCLSLTNFIQKAPIFIIDCSHQNEAVKGGAIDVRLELESSENFPDNTSVYCLIIHDRTVIYNPLSNLVKVQ, from the coding sequence ATGAACGGTAGTATACTTAATGTCAATAAAACTGTACCTGTAGATGAATCTATAATTAACTCTGAATATCATACACACCTTCCATATTCAGCTACATCTTTAGACAATAATGATGAGATTAGAATACCAATTCAATCAcaaaatatttatacatatccCAGCGAGAGTTATATAATTTTGGAGGGAAATTTGATATCACAAGAAAAAGGCCATTACAGTACGAAACTCAGTTTTATCAATAATGGATTTCTTCATTTATTTGAAGAATGTAGATATGAACTTGGAGGAACAATAATTGCGCGTTCTAGATTTCCTGGAATCACATCAACATTAAAAGGATATGCATCATTTACTCCCAATGATTGTATTAAAAATGCCAATTCTGGTTGGTCCATAACGGAGCATCCTAAAATTGTTGAACCGACAACGGGTTATTTTAACGTTTGCATTCCACTGAAACAAATTTTAGGCTTTGgagaagattttaaaaaaattattattaatttacagCAGGAACTCGTATTGGTTCGCAGTCATACTGATTTTAACGCAACTATAACGACAGATGGTGCTACTGATACTCCAAAagttaaaattacaaaaattatgTGGAAAGTACCTCATATATCTGTTTCTGATCAACAAAAATTGGTATTATTACAACACTTGGAAATGCAAAATAATTTGGAAATTTCATTCAGAAATTGGTCTTTACAAAAGTTACCAGTTCTACCAAAAACAAAATCTTACGATTGGACCATCATGACAGTTAAACAAAGCGAAGTGCCTCGATACATGATTGTAGGTTTTCAGACAGATAGAGAAAATAGTAAAACACGAGATAATAGCGATTTTGATCATTGTAATTTGACTAATTTAAAAGTGTATTTGAATTCTGAGGTTTATCCATATGataatttaaatattgattttaaaaagAAACACTATGCCATTGCTTATGAAATGTATGCAAGGTTTCAAGAATCATATTATTTTCAAGGTAAAAGCGAACCTTGCTTATCCTTAACCAATTTCATACAAAAAGCACCGATATTCATCATAGATTGTAGTCACCAAAACGAAGCAGTAAAAGGTGGTGCTATAGATGTGCGATTAGAACTAGAATCATCAGAAAACTTTCCAGACAACACTTCAGTATACTGTTTAATAATTCATGATCGTACTGTTATCTACAATCCATTATCAAATTTAGTAAAAGTGCAATAA